One Aquarana catesbeiana isolate 2022-GZ linkage group LG06, ASM4218655v1, whole genome shotgun sequence genomic region harbors:
- the FIGN gene encoding fidgetin, producing MISSTSVYGLKMQWTPEHAQWPEQHFDITSTTRSPAHKVEAYRGHLQRTYQYAWANDDISALTASNLLKKYAEKYSGILDGSMERPILSNYTEAQSGLVNGRKNEGEPWQSSLNPEGVYPMNCVADVIAASKAGVPPSDVSASIGSSPGVGSNLTESSYSSSTCGSHTVPSLHSGLPSQEYGAGYNGSYLHSSYSSQSASALPSPHPSPLHSSGLLQPPPPPPPPPALVPGYNGASNLSSYNYPPAAYPPQSTVGSGYSPGSAPPPSAYLPSGIPAPTPLPPTTVPGYSYQTHGLTPITPSSLSNSSASSLKRKAFYMAGQSDLDPSYGNYSYSQQRTSHSPMYRMSDTSISNSNRGNGFDRSSETTSLAFKPTKQLGPGDQQRKFTSQSTRALTPPSYSTAKNSRSSETFGKYNSSAISEHSDDHRQMLPHSLQGTGIHTATSSNHSVDEQLKNTDTHLIDLVTNEIISQGHPVDWDEIAGLDLVKAFIKEEVLWPVIRSDAFSGLTALPRSLLLFGPRGTGKTLLGRCIASQLGATFFKLSGSNIVTKWITEGEKIVHATFLVARCRQPSVIFVSDIDMLLSSQVSEEHSPISRMRTEFLMQLDTVLSSAEDQIVVICATSKPEEIDESLRRYFMKRLLIPLPDSTARHQIIIQLLSQHNYCLTDKEVALLVQRTEGFSGLDVARLCQEAVVGPLHAIPPSELSAIMPGQLRPVTYQDFENVFCKIQPSISQKELDTYIEWNKMFGCSQ from the coding sequence GCTTGAAGATGCAGTGGACGCCAGAGCATGCTCAGTGGCCAGAACAGCATTTTGATATAACTTCAACCACTAGGTCACCAGCCCACAAAGTTGAAGCATATCGAGGTCACTTGCAGCGTACCTATCAGTATGCCTGGGCCAATGATGACATCTCTGCTTTAACAGCATCAAATCTGCTAAAGAAATATGCAGAGAAATATTCTGGAATTTTGGATGGTTCCATGGAACGGCCCATTCTGAGTAATTACACCGAAGCTCAATCAGGTCTTGTAAATGGCCGGAAAAATGAAGGTGAACCTTGGCAGAGTTCCTTGAACCCTGAGGGTGTATATCCTATGAACTGTGTTGCTGATGTTATTGCAGCAAGCAAAGCTGGAGTACCTCCATCCGATGTTTCTGCCAGCATAGGTAGTTCTCCTGGGGTGGGAAGCAACCTGACAGAATCTAGTTATTCCAGTAGTACATGTGGAAGTCACACAGTACCAAGTCTGCATTCAGGGCTACCATCTCAGGAATATGGAGCAGGATACAATGGATCCTACCTGCATTCAAGTTACAGTAGCCAGTCTGCCTCTGCACTGCCATCGCCTCACCCATCTCCACTTCATAGCTCGGGACTTCTAcaacctcctcctccacctccacctccaccagcTTTAGTGCCAGGCTACAATGGGGCCTCAAACCTATCAAGCTACAACTATCCACCTGCTGCTTATCCCCCGCAATCCACTGTTGGCTCAGGCTATAGTCCTGGAAGTGCCCCTCCTCCCTCAGCTTACCTCCCTTCAGGCATTCCTGCTCCTACTCCCCTTCCTCCCACTACTGTACCTGGCTATAGCTATCAGACCCATGGGTTGACCCCAATAACACCGTCTTCTTTGTCTAACAGTTCTGCCAGCTCTCTTAAAAGAAAAGCTTTCTACATGGCAGGGCAAAGCGATTTAGATCCCAGCTATGGAAATTATAGTTACAGCCAACAAAGAACCTCACATAGCCCTATGTATAGAATGTCTGACACAAGTATTTCTAATTCAAATAGGGGAAATGGCTTTGATCGAAGTTCTGAAACAACATCATTAGCCTTCAAGCCAACAAAACAGCTGGGACCTGGTGACCAGCAAAGAAAATTTACCAGTCAGTCAACTAGAGCTCTCACCCCACCTTCATACAGCACTGCTAAAAATTCAAGATCAAGTGAAACTTTTGGAAAATACAACTCTTCTGCAATTAGTGAGCACAGTGATGACCACAGGCAAATGCTCCCACACTCTCTACAAGGCACTGGAATTCATACAGCTACCTCATCCAACCACTCTGTGGACGAACAGCTGAAGAATACCGATACACACCTCATTGACCTTGTAACAAATGAGATTATCAGCCAGGGACATCCAGTTGATTGGGATGAAATTGCTGGTCTTGATTTAGTGAAGGCCTTTATAAAAGAAGAAGTTTTATGGCCTGTAATTCGGTCAGATGCATTCAGTGGACTCACTGCTTTGCCTCGGAGCCTTCTTTTATTTGGACCTAGAGGGACAGGCAAAACTTTACTGGGCAGGTGCATAGCTAGTCAGCTGGGTGCCACATTCTTTAAACTTTCTGGCTCAAATATTGTCACAAAGTGGATAACTGAAGGTGAAAAGATTGTTCATGCAACATTCCTTGTTGCAAGGTGTCGGCAGCCCTCAGTGATTTTTGTTAGTGACATTGACATGCTTCTCTCTTCCCAAGTGAGTGAAGAACATAGTCCTATAAGTAGGATGAGAACAGAATTTCTTATGCAGTTAGATACTGTTCTATCTTCTGCTGAGGACCAAATAGTTGTAATCTGTGCCACAAGTAAACCTGAAGAAATAGATGAATCTCTACGGAGATACTTCATGAAAAGACTTCTTATTCCCCTTCCTGACAGCACAGCCAGACATCAGATAATAATACAACTGCTATCACAGCACAATTACTGTCTCACTGACAAAGAGGTTGCACTCCTTGTCcagcgcacagaaggtttttctggACTGGATGTGGCTCGTTTGTGTCAGGAAGCTG